In Oligoflexia bacterium, the following are encoded in one genomic region:
- a CDS encoding chemotaxis protein CheB has translation MANGKKSKQLTSTEKIHSRQDIGGFPIVGVGASAGGLEAFTKFLTTLPTDTGMAFVLLQHLDPNHASMSSEILSRVSKMPITEVTDGMRAEPNHVYVIPPGFSMGIFHGVLNLVPRTEVRGQHLVIDYFFHALAEDQKNLAIGIVLSGTGADGTQGLTAIKAEGGITFAQTPQSAKFDNMPQSAIESGSVDLILTPEQIAQELARIAHHPYVILASSADPIAMPDDQPLDPHDGFRHIFHLLRKQCHVDFAFYKSTTVKRRIERRMVLHKMESLEAYNKFLSHNLDEVKALYADILIHVTNFFRDPDAFKALKTEVFPKLMQNRGAGVPLRVWVPGCSTGEEAYSIAMSLLEFLGEKSSHTPIQIFASDISEQAIQKARLGKYPHSISSDVSRERLNRFFIQVEGGGYKIAKSIRDICVFSRLDLTTDSPFAKIDLISCRNLLIYFTTTLQKHVIPIFHYSLLARGFLWLGKSETIGGFSDLFSQVDKTNKIYARKDAPIALSLRFPSGTYVRRNETVLTPKSFTKVPRDVQKIADQMIQADCPGVLVSEDMEILQLRGRTSPFIEPAPGVPSHHLFKMAHPDLIRVIRMTIQAAKKSGQSVRKEGLRIGDGRSGKSFDLNVIPDIKEHLYLILFERAAESKEKKKKALAQKGRKGGVKKDPYNLELQQELTAAQEYQQSLIEKFETAQEDLTSANEELQSANEELQTAKEELQSGNEELTTVNDELQTRSSDQSETNNDLINLLGSVEIPIVMLGADRRVRRFTPLAGKALNLIATDVGRPLSDLKLNFTAPGGELDLEMMVSDAIDSMKSQELEIQDRKGHWFRLQVRPYKTVDNKIDGAVLALVDIDSLKLSLKEVKEARTEAEKANRSKDLFLATLSHELRTPLTAILSWAQLIRTGKLDPEKIKRAAEVIEVSGKSQAQLINDLLDVSRIVAGKLSLDIREIDTASVVLSAIVAVRPMAEAKSIQLDTFFAPQVGTIMADPIRLQQVFWNLLSNAVKFSAPDSKVSVRVDRFKEKNGEKAKAMIQVVDSGKGIDAEFLPKIFDRFSQEDSSSIRVHGGLGLGLAIVQNLVELHDGTIRAESPGDQLGATFTVILPIKSEHSLSEPQANHRDPLKSSKSGESVPVRLDGLRLLIVDDEANAREAFSEVLYAVGAEVKTAGSAREGLNMFAQFKPDVLLCDIAMPGEDGYSFIQKIRRLGQGSRGNTPALAVTAYAGEDDVRRALSAGFQAHLAKPVDGEHLVKTIAKLARKDT, from the coding sequence ATGGCCAATGGGAAAAAATCAAAACAACTTACCTCTACGGAGAAGATTCATTCGAGACAAGATATTGGTGGGTTTCCAATTGTCGGAGTTGGAGCTTCTGCCGGCGGGTTAGAAGCCTTCACAAAATTTCTTACAACTCTTCCAACTGATACAGGCATGGCATTTGTTCTTCTTCAACATCTTGATCCAAATCATGCAAGCATGTCTTCCGAAATACTTTCCCGAGTTTCCAAAATGCCTATCACCGAAGTCACAGACGGCATGCGCGCGGAACCAAACCATGTCTATGTCATTCCACCAGGTTTTAGCATGGGGATATTTCATGGAGTTTTAAATCTTGTACCTCGTACCGAGGTTCGCGGTCAGCACTTAGTGATTGATTACTTTTTCCATGCCCTTGCGGAGGATCAGAAAAATCTCGCCATTGGGATTGTCTTATCGGGAACAGGGGCAGACGGAACGCAAGGACTGACGGCCATAAAGGCTGAAGGCGGAATCACGTTTGCTCAAACTCCACAATCTGCAAAATTTGATAACATGCCCCAGAGTGCTATTGAATCTGGGAGTGTCGATCTCATTTTAACGCCAGAACAAATCGCACAGGAGTTGGCAAGGATCGCTCATCACCCATACGTAATTCTGGCTTCTTCTGCGGATCCAATAGCTATGCCGGACGATCAACCACTCGATCCTCATGACGGTTTTCGCCATATTTTCCATTTGCTAAGAAAACAATGTCATGTGGACTTCGCCTTTTATAAATCTACCACCGTGAAACGCCGAATAGAGCGCCGGATGGTACTCCATAAGATGGAATCTTTAGAAGCATATAACAAATTTCTCTCTCACAATCTGGACGAGGTAAAGGCTCTATACGCTGACATTTTGATCCATGTGACGAACTTTTTTCGAGACCCAGATGCGTTTAAAGCTTTGAAGACAGAGGTATTTCCAAAGCTAATGCAGAATCGTGGCGCAGGCGTTCCGCTCCGCGTTTGGGTTCCAGGATGTTCGACAGGAGAAGAAGCTTACTCCATTGCAATGTCGTTATTAGAGTTTTTGGGCGAAAAATCTTCGCACACACCGATTCAAATCTTTGCATCCGACATCAGCGAGCAAGCCATTCAAAAAGCCCGGTTGGGAAAATACCCGCATAGTATAAGTAGCGATGTTTCTCGGGAACGGCTTAACCGATTTTTCATACAAGTTGAAGGCGGCGGATACAAGATCGCAAAATCAATTCGAGATATATGCGTGTTTTCTAGGCTCGATCTTACGACCGATTCTCCCTTCGCAAAAATTGATCTAATATCTTGTCGCAACTTGCTTATCTATTTTACGACCACGTTGCAAAAGCATGTCATTCCCATTTTTCATTATTCGCTCCTGGCTCGTGGCTTTCTTTGGTTGGGAAAGTCTGAGACCATTGGTGGGTTTTCGGATCTCTTCTCACAAGTGGATAAAACCAATAAGATTTATGCAAGAAAAGATGCGCCCATTGCGCTAAGCCTCCGATTTCCAAGCGGCACCTATGTCAGAAGAAACGAAACCGTTTTGACGCCGAAGAGTTTTACAAAAGTACCTCGGGACGTCCAAAAGATCGCTGATCAAATGATTCAAGCCGATTGTCCTGGCGTCCTAGTAAGCGAAGACATGGAAATCTTGCAGCTTCGTGGCCGAACGTCTCCATTTATTGAACCAGCGCCCGGAGTTCCCAGCCATCATCTTTTTAAAATGGCCCACCCCGATTTAATACGTGTCATTCGGATGACAATTCAAGCAGCCAAAAAATCAGGGCAATCGGTGAGAAAAGAAGGTTTGAGAATTGGAGATGGTCGTAGCGGTAAGTCATTCGATTTGAATGTAATTCCTGACATAAAAGAACACTTGTATTTGATTCTTTTTGAAAGAGCTGCAGAATCAAAAGAAAAGAAAAAAAAGGCGCTCGCTCAGAAAGGCCGCAAGGGTGGCGTAAAAAAAGATCCTTATAATTTGGAGTTACAACAGGAGTTGACAGCAGCCCAAGAATATCAGCAGTCATTGATCGAAAAATTTGAAACAGCGCAGGAGGATCTCACTTCGGCAAATGAAGAACTTCAGAGCGCCAATGAGGAACTGCAAACAGCCAAAGAAGAGCTTCAAAGCGGGAATGAAGAACTCACAACTGTAAATGACGAATTGCAAACCAGAAGCTCTGATCAGAGTGAAACTAATAATGACCTCATCAATTTATTAGGGAGCGTTGAAATACCCATTGTCATGTTAGGGGCCGACCGAAGGGTCCGCAGATTTACACCGCTTGCAGGAAAGGCACTCAACCTCATTGCGACCGATGTGGGACGACCATTAAGTGATTTAAAACTCAACTTCACTGCACCGGGGGGTGAACTAGATTTAGAGATGATGGTTTCAGACGCTATTGATTCAATGAAATCCCAAGAACTCGAAATTCAAGACCGCAAGGGGCACTGGTTTCGGCTTCAAGTTAGGCCTTATAAAACAGTTGATAATAAGATTGATGGAGCTGTCCTGGCTCTCGTTGACATTGACAGTCTAAAGTTGAGCCTAAAGGAAGTGAAAGAAGCTAGAACAGAAGCTGAAAAAGCTAATCGTTCCAAGGATCTTTTTTTGGCGACTCTTTCGCATGAATTGAGAACTCCGCTAACAGCGATCTTGTCTTGGGCACAATTGATTCGTACCGGGAAATTGGACCCTGAAAAAATTAAGCGAGCTGCCGAGGTGATTGAAGTGAGCGGGAAGTCCCAAGCTCAGCTCATTAATGATCTTCTGGATGTATCGCGTATCGTAGCGGGCAAGCTCTCGCTTGATATCCGTGAAATAGACACTGCTTCAGTTGTCCTTTCAGCGATCGTGGCTGTCCGCCCCATGGCGGAGGCGAAATCAATTCAGCTTGATACTTTTTTTGCACCCCAAGTAGGGACTATCATGGCTGACCCGATACGCCTTCAGCAAGTTTTTTGGAATTTACTCTCCAATGCAGTTAAGTTCTCAGCACCGGATTCGAAGGTTTCTGTGAGGGTGGATCGATTCAAAGAAAAAAACGGTGAAAAAGCAAAGGCAATGATCCAGGTGGTGGACTCTGGCAAAGGAATCGATGCAGAATTTTTGCCGAAAATTTTTGACCGTTTTAGTCAGGAAGATAGTTCCAGCATCAGAGTTCATGGCGGACTAGGTTTGGGACTCGCAATTGTACAAAATCTGGTTGAACTGCACGATGGTACCATTCGGGCAGAAAGTCCTGGTGATCAATTGGGAGCTACTTTCACGGTAATACTTCCGATCAAATCGGAGCATTCCCTCTCAGAACCTCAAGCAAATCATAGAGACCCTCTGAAGAGTTCAAAATCTGGCGAAAGCGTGCCCGTTAGACTCGATGGTCTTCGCCTGCTGATAGTCGATGATGAAGCAAACGCACGCGAAGCATTTAGCGAAGTGCTTTATGCCGTTGGGGCTGAGGTCAAGACTGCCGGATCTGCTAGAGAAGGGCTAAATATGTTTGCACAGTTTAAACCTGACGTTCTCCTATGCGATATCGCGATGCCTGGAGAAGACGGGTATAGTTTTATTCAGAAGATCAGAAGATTAGGACAAGGCTCTCGTGGAAATACTCCAGCGTTGGCGGTGACGGCATATGCTGGAGAGGATGATGTTCGCCGAGCTCTATC
- a CDS encoding response regulator, giving the protein MEKSAEPSIHKQCSPTQRKKSVLIIDDGADLLEVQKDFLEIEGFEVFTAQSGTEAFKVLNEINKPDLILLDVQMDEMSGPDFLRMLEEKKPEIVNSVPVVFLSGMEDMPQGRVVGFIRKPFDIDKYLEDVHQFIDLGPHSPLNY; this is encoded by the coding sequence GTGGAAAAATCAGCAGAGCCTAGTATTCATAAACAGTGCAGCCCAACACAAAGAAAAAAGTCAGTTCTAATTATTGATGATGGCGCAGATTTATTGGAAGTCCAAAAGGATTTTCTTGAAATAGAGGGATTTGAGGTTTTCACCGCTCAAAGTGGTACCGAGGCTTTCAAAGTTCTAAATGAAATCAATAAACCAGATTTGATTCTTCTTGATGTGCAAATGGATGAAATGAGTGGACCTGATTTTTTACGTATGCTTGAGGAAAAGAAACCTGAAATAGTTAACTCTGTCCCAGTTGTTTTTCTCTCAGGGATGGAAGATATGCCCCAAGGGAGAGTAGTGGGATTCATTCGAAAACCTTTTGATATAGACAAATATCTTGAGGATGTTCATCAGTTCATTGATTTGGGGCCTCACTCTCCTCTTAACTACTAG
- a CDS encoding glycosyltransferase, translated as MASTSTPTKSILFPMDSVSSIVIPVMNQVHFTQMCFASLLEGAHFAHELIVIDNHSTDDTPRFLQEFKKTAESKNWIVKIISNPENVGVGAAFNQGIKASNSDFIFLANNDTWVMPQWDEALLSAIERLGADAVGPHYDESPFDPIKTPLKAQKFIRRNYRKFSPQFMPIVICFKRTVFEKIGFFDERFFVTYEDRDLRERMDRAELKYYTTADCFIWHHSKGTRDTIEICPSYEQKSLAKFIEKWGFDPRSVDNTPAVRRGLKWKRFKNRLGLF; from the coding sequence TTGGCATCGACATCAACACCTACAAAAAGTATTCTCTTTCCCATGGATTCAGTATCTTCCATCGTCATTCCAGTAATGAATCAAGTTCACTTCACTCAAATGTGTTTTGCGTCTTTGTTAGAGGGAGCGCATTTTGCTCATGAACTCATTGTCATTGATAACCATTCCACCGATGACACTCCAAGATTTTTGCAAGAATTCAAAAAAACCGCCGAAAGCAAAAACTGGATAGTTAAAATTATTTCAAATCCTGAAAACGTCGGCGTGGGTGCCGCTTTCAATCAAGGCATCAAAGCCTCCAACTCGGATTTTATATTTCTTGCGAATAATGACACCTGGGTCATGCCCCAGTGGGACGAAGCCCTCCTTTCAGCAATAGAACGTTTAGGCGCCGATGCGGTAGGTCCTCATTATGATGAATCACCGTTTGACCCTATTAAGACTCCTCTCAAGGCTCAAAAATTTATTCGCCGCAATTATCGAAAGTTTTCACCTCAGTTTATGCCCATTGTCATTTGCTTTAAACGAACCGTTTTTGAAAAAATTGGATTTTTTGACGAACGGTTTTTTGTCACTTATGAAGACCGTGATTTGAGAGAGCGTATGGACCGCGCAGAACTTAAATACTACACCACAGCCGATTGTTTTATTTGGCATCATTCAAAAGGCACCAGAGACACCATTGAAATTTGCCCCTCTTACGAGCAAAAGAGCTTGGCGAAATTTATTGAAAAATGGGGGTTTGACCCTCGCTCAGTTGATAATACGCCTGCTGTTAGAAGGGGCCTTAAATGGAAACGTTTCAAGAACCGGCTAGGGCTTTTTTGA
- a CDS encoding class I SAM-dependent methyltransferase, translating into MWRVEKSVIPVNNISELKKIFGWQKSPVFDDPSLHHFEVIEDVNERRIRDAEVLGTVCCNVNSRNFLEIGTATGHATALMSINAPQATVYTLNILPEELLRGEGGGYNTYALEKEKIGSYYREKNLKNIVQIYANTSTWKPDLKEVGVAFIDGCHDTKYVINDTLKALKCMSSGSFILWHDFHPALTRKYEWIYEVCLGVEKLLSKKIIKGRIFHVKDSWVGLYQIP; encoded by the coding sequence TTGTGGCGTGTTGAAAAAAGTGTCATACCCGTCAACAATATTTCAGAACTAAAGAAGATATTTGGATGGCAAAAAAGCCCAGTATTTGATGACCCTTCTCTGCACCATTTTGAAGTCATCGAAGACGTTAATGAACGTCGGATTCGTGATGCCGAGGTTTTGGGAACTGTATGTTGTAATGTTAATTCAAGAAATTTCCTAGAGATAGGAACTGCAACTGGTCATGCCACGGCCCTCATGAGTATTAATGCACCTCAAGCCACCGTTTATACATTAAATATTCTGCCCGAAGAGCTGCTGCGAGGGGAAGGTGGGGGGTATAATACTTACGCTCTGGAAAAAGAAAAAATAGGCTCTTACTATCGAGAAAAAAATCTCAAAAACATTGTACAAATTTATGCCAATACGTCTACATGGAAACCAGACTTAAAAGAAGTTGGTGTTGCCTTTATCGATGGCTGCCATGACACCAAATATGTTATTAATGATACATTGAAAGCATTGAAGTGTATGAGCTCTGGCTCATTTATTCTGTGGCATGATTTTCATCCCGCACTTACAAGAAAATATGAATGGATTTATGAGGTGTGTTTAGGAGTTGAAAAACTCCTTTCGAAAAAAATTATTAAAGGTCGAATCTTTCATGTCAAGGACTCCTGGGTTGGGCTCTATCAGATTCCATAA
- a CDS encoding glycosyltransferase, whose amino-acid sequence MDDFGKTIWAHYKVSTGDMALAVNQNKLSKSTLHGNELRFILKTLVVIDTFWIGHIPTYHKIIVERLLYLGHRVISVSQKPEELQQWARIKGFNIENVKFRKISNESKDQQISNALKEQRFFSKILKFTHKLPMKYFKQSVSWWMICRTSIENAVLETGWVPDLVFFPGIEPNIISKILTGALVDQIFPYKWFGLYLTPKYLRKPFLKFLHKRLFRKDRFFHSKNCISIAVLDEGIVNRLESIFTSKKILVMPDVSFTEVSGQVSLLDQQLIEKARGRKIIGLVGEISKRKGIITLINVANMAIEKNKDYYFAFIGPLNALNNNKEDLLDLQKIIAKAPENCFFHLERVPDERVFNDLICRCDIIFAAYEKFYHSSNILTKAAFFQRPVVVSDGYCMSERTRKFDLGICVPEKNPSSCFQAIESLLQGKDLSGRKLNPQYKSYSSLHSLEKFDSFLEKVIGSTALRVML is encoded by the coding sequence ATGGATGATTTTGGGAAAACCATTTGGGCTCATTACAAGGTCAGCACTGGAGACATGGCCTTAGCAGTTAACCAAAATAAGCTGTCTAAATCCACACTCCATGGAAATGAATTGAGGTTTATCTTGAAGACCCTTGTGGTTATTGACACATTTTGGATTGGGCATATTCCAACTTATCACAAAATAATTGTTGAACGCCTTTTATACCTCGGACATCGAGTTATTTCAGTTAGTCAGAAGCCCGAAGAGCTACAACAATGGGCTCGAATTAAAGGATTTAATATTGAAAACGTTAAATTTCGAAAAATTTCTAATGAATCAAAAGATCAACAAATTTCTAATGCATTAAAAGAACAACGCTTTTTCAGTAAAATCTTAAAGTTCACTCACAAGCTGCCCATGAAATATTTCAAACAAAGTGTTTCATGGTGGATGATCTGCAGAACCAGCATAGAGAATGCTGTTTTGGAAACAGGCTGGGTTCCTGATTTAGTTTTCTTTCCAGGAATAGAACCAAATATCATTTCTAAAATACTGACTGGCGCCCTCGTTGATCAAATTTTTCCTTACAAATGGTTTGGGCTTTATCTCACGCCCAAATATCTACGAAAACCTTTTTTAAAATTCTTACATAAGAGACTTTTTAGGAAAGATCGATTTTTCCATTCAAAAAATTGTATCTCCATAGCTGTTCTGGATGAAGGGATTGTAAATCGTTTGGAATCCATTTTTACATCAAAAAAAATCCTCGTAATGCCTGACGTCAGTTTTACCGAGGTTAGTGGGCAGGTGTCTCTCTTGGATCAACAGCTTATTGAAAAGGCCCGAGGAAGGAAGATCATCGGTCTCGTGGGTGAAATTTCAAAGCGTAAGGGAATTATAACTTTGATCAACGTAGCAAATATGGCTATCGAAAAAAATAAAGATTATTATTTTGCCTTCATCGGCCCTCTGAATGCCCTTAACAATAATAAAGAAGATCTTTTAGATCTGCAAAAAATAATCGCCAAAGCCCCTGAGAATTGTTTTTTCCATTTAGAACGCGTTCCCGATGAGCGCGTGTTTAATGATCTTATTTGTCGCTGCGATATTATTTTTGCTGCTTATGAAAAATTTTATCATAGTAGCAATATCTTGACCAAGGCGGCCTTTTTTCAGCGACCTGTTGTTGTTTCTGACGGCTATTGCATGTCCGAAAGAACTCGAAAATTTGATTTAGGTATTTGTGTTCCTGAGAAAAATCCAAGCAGTTGTTTTCAAGCTATTGAAAGTCTTCTTCAGGGTAAAGATCTATCTGGAAGAAAACTAAATCCACAGTATAAAAGTTATAGTTCTTTGCATTCCTTAGAGAAGTTCGATAGTTTTTTGGAAAAAGTGATTGGATCGACTGCATTAAGAGTCATGTTGTGA
- a CDS encoding HNH endonuclease, translating to MINLKSMHDDVLLLETRKLVQQEREILSQILHHLREIERRRLFSKLKYSSLFAYALKELGYNEDQAYRRIQAMRLVKELPEIEEKINDGSLNLTHLGMAQSLFKREGKTQKQFSKSKKIEVLEKLENTSKREAEKIAVSFSTSPVISIDKVRAISESDIEIKFTAKKELLDKIQKLKGLRAHKNPNLTMSELMDELCDLALEKWDKSKSPAPERVARKQNQNSKAQNISNAQVRREAWLRDKGQCQICGSHYALEIDHQHPKALGGLNSKENLRLLCRSCNQRAAIEAYGINKMAMYIDTIQPS from the coding sequence ATGATTAATTTAAAATCCATGCACGACGATGTTTTACTCCTTGAGACACGCAAACTTGTTCAACAAGAACGAGAGATCTTATCTCAGATACTTCATCATCTTCGAGAAATTGAACGCCGAAGGCTTTTTTCAAAATTAAAGTACAGTTCACTTTTTGCCTATGCCCTCAAAGAACTTGGCTATAACGAAGATCAAGCTTATCGACGCATTCAGGCGATGCGCCTCGTAAAAGAACTTCCGGAGATCGAAGAAAAAATTAATGACGGTTCACTTAATTTAACTCATCTTGGTATGGCCCAGTCTTTATTTAAAAGAGAAGGGAAAACTCAAAAACAGTTTTCAAAATCAAAAAAAATCGAAGTTTTAGAGAAATTAGAAAACACCTCAAAGCGTGAAGCTGAGAAGATCGCTGTTTCATTTTCAACAAGCCCTGTAATTTCAATCGATAAAGTCAGAGCTATTTCTGAAAGCGATATTGAAATTAAATTTACTGCCAAAAAAGAGCTTCTAGATAAAATTCAAAAGCTAAAAGGGCTTCGCGCTCATAAAAATCCAAACCTTACAATGTCTGAACTTATGGATGAGCTATGTGACTTAGCCTTAGAAAAATGGGATAAATCAAAATCACCCGCGCCAGAACGGGTTGCACGAAAGCAAAATCAAAACTCAAAAGCCCAAAATATTTCAAATGCCCAAGTTAGACGTGAAGCTTGGCTCCGAGATAAGGGGCAGTGTCAGATTTGTGGATCACATTATGCTCTTGAAATAGATCATCAGCATCCCAAAGCATTGGGTGGTCTGAACTCAAAAGAAAATCTTAGATTACTTTGTCGCTCGTGTAATCAGAGAGCTGCGATTGAAGCTTACGGGATCAACAAAATGGCAATGTATATCGATACAATACAGCCAAGTTGA